A genomic stretch from Desulfohalobium retbaense DSM 5692 includes:
- a CDS encoding cupin domain-containing protein → MRRCVLTAVMMVFLVPSLWAGSGPGVRVEHLAQTSQSWNAAELPGYPAGQPEVTILRITIPKGAVLPRHAHPVINAGVLLRGELTVETETGKTLRLQAGEAIVEVVDTWHSGENTGDGPAEIIVFYAGSKGRPITVK, encoded by the coding sequence ATGCGACGGTGTGTTCTGACAGCGGTGATGATGGTGTTCTTGGTCCCTTCGCTCTGGGCCGGAAGCGGTCCCGGAGTGCGCGTCGAGCATTTGGCCCAAACGAGCCAGAGTTGGAATGCGGCCGAGTTGCCCGGGTATCCGGCAGGGCAACCGGAGGTGACGATTCTGCGGATCACTATCCCCAAAGGGGCTGTCCTGCCGCGACATGCGCATCCGGTCATCAATGCCGGGGTGCTTTTGCGCGGGGAGTTGACGGTCGAGACCGAAACGGGGAAGACCCTGCGTCTTCAAGCCGGCGAGGCCATCGTCGAAGTGGTTGATACCTGGCATTCTGGAGAAAATACCGGTGATGGACCGGCGGAGATCATTGTCTTTTATGCCGGGAGCAAAGGCCGGCCGATTACCGTCAAATAG
- a CDS encoding flavocytochrome c, giving the protein MECPNQEWDAATDVIVVGSGFAGLSAAIEARQAGAKVMVLEKMPIPGGNSRISDGALCAPGNFLQREHKVEDSPQLFYEDILRAGRSRNHPRLVRVLAEQAAAAVDWTRDFLGVPYLNRVDRFGGHSAARGVTFACHSGLDCIRAMVATFEGLGGEIRYNCLLESFLVDGDRTLCGVRVREGNSRTREGSGTSKQIRANKGVVLATGGFGNDIVFRTMQDPQLVEDIASTNHKGATADGLRAALGIGAMPVQLAHIQLGPWGCPDEKGYGTAARFASYSVFPAGILVDPETGQRFVNEWGDRKVRTDAILALGHPALGIVDDQGAQLDTDSLRHGLQTGKIQSFDSLGEIAAAYNMPKETFRATVDAYHDALSRGVEDAFAKDLGAGAVSLSTPPYYTLRLWPKVHHTMGGIGIDEHARALDTRGQVIPRLFAAGESCGGVHGESRLGGCALTECIVFGRIAGKNAAGEVSRRSEADGNARII; this is encoded by the coding sequence ATGGAGTGCCCAAATCAAGAGTGGGATGCGGCGACGGATGTGATTGTTGTCGGCAGCGGCTTTGCCGGTTTGTCGGCGGCTATCGAAGCCCGGCAGGCTGGCGCCAAGGTGATGGTCCTTGAGAAAATGCCGATCCCTGGGGGCAATTCCCGCATCAGTGATGGCGCGCTCTGCGCTCCCGGCAACTTTTTGCAGCGCGAACACAAGGTCGAGGATTCGCCCCAGCTCTTCTACGAGGACATATTGCGGGCCGGACGGAGCCGCAATCATCCTCGGCTGGTGCGCGTCCTTGCCGAACAGGCGGCAGCAGCGGTGGATTGGACGCGGGATTTCCTCGGTGTGCCCTATTTGAACCGTGTGGATCGTTTTGGCGGCCACAGTGCGGCCCGGGGCGTGACTTTTGCCTGTCACAGCGGGTTGGACTGCATCCGGGCCATGGTGGCCACCTTCGAGGGATTGGGCGGAGAAATCCGGTACAATTGTCTGTTGGAATCCTTTCTTGTCGACGGGGATCGAACCCTTTGCGGCGTGCGGGTTCGAGAGGGGAATTCCCGCACCCGCGAGGGCTCCGGGACGTCCAAACAGATTCGTGCTAACAAAGGTGTGGTCCTGGCCACCGGGGGATTTGGCAATGACATCGTTTTTCGCACCATGCAGGACCCGCAATTGGTCGAGGACATAGCCAGTACCAATCATAAAGGCGCCACAGCAGACGGTCTCCGGGCCGCCCTTGGCATTGGGGCCATGCCCGTGCAACTGGCCCATATTCAGCTTGGCCCTTGGGGCTGCCCGGACGAGAAAGGCTATGGCACGGCAGCGCGCTTCGCTTCGTATAGCGTTTTCCCAGCGGGTATTCTGGTGGACCCGGAAACCGGCCAACGGTTCGTCAATGAGTGGGGGGATCGGAAGGTACGCACCGACGCTATCCTGGCATTGGGGCACCCTGCTCTCGGCATTGTTGATGACCAAGGAGCACAATTGGATACGGACAGCCTGCGTCACGGCCTACAAACCGGGAAAATCCAGTCCTTTGACAGCCTGGGTGAGATCGCGGCGGCCTATAATATGCCCAAAGAAACCTTCCGCGCCACAGTAGATGCCTACCACGACGCGCTCAGTCGCGGTGTCGAGGATGCATTTGCAAAGGATTTGGGCGCAGGAGCCGTGTCTCTGAGCACCCCGCCGTATTATACACTCAGGCTGTGGCCCAAGGTGCACCATACCATGGGGGGCATCGGGATCGACGAACACGCCCGAGCGCTGGATACCCGTGGACAGGTCATCCCCAGGTTATTTGCCGCGGGGGAGAGCTGTGGCGGGGTGCACGGCGAGAGCCGGCTGGGAGGATGCGCCCTGACGGAATGCATCGTCTTCGGCCGCATCGCCGGCAAAAATGCTGCTGGCGAGGTGAGCAGAAGGAGCGAAGCGGACGGAAACGCTCGTATCATTTGA
- the betC gene encoding choline-sulfatase, with amino-acid sequence MRGEQPNILIIQADQLAAPALSCYGNPVTKTPHLDALVEDGVVFDNAYCNNPLCAPSRFSMMAGQHSSAIGAYDNGAEFPADIPTFAHYLRAGGYRTTLCGKMHFVGADQLHGFEERLTTDVYPADHGWAPDWQRPEHRFDWWYHNMDSVYEAGPCERTNQIDFDDEVGFRAQRHIYDLARDSDERPFCLTVSFTDPHDPYACPKEFWDLYEDEEINLPHVEHIPYEQCDPHSQRLRHAYKMGQGEIAPEDIRNARRAYYGQISYVDAKIGRIMKALEDCGLRENTIVVFTADHGDMLGERGLWYKMSFHEWSARVPFIVSAPQRFQPGRVTTPVSLVDLLPTLLDLSGDPHLEAPADRLDGQSLVPLLQGEVASLDRPVISEYLGEGAVAPMVMVRWGRYKYIACPADPPLLFDLQEDPDELANLAGRPEMQDIEVQLDQVVRKHQDLNQLHEAVVASQQRRRLVFVAHMTGTHTPWDFQPVFDATNRYMRNHLDLNDVEGRARIEST; translated from the coding sequence ATGCGGGGAGAGCAACCCAACATTCTCATTATCCAGGCCGATCAGCTCGCCGCCCCGGCGTTGTCCTGCTACGGCAATCCAGTGACCAAGACCCCGCACCTCGACGCACTGGTCGAGGACGGCGTGGTTTTTGACAACGCCTATTGCAACAATCCGCTCTGCGCGCCGTCGCGTTTTTCCATGATGGCCGGACAGCATTCCTCGGCCATCGGCGCCTACGACAACGGGGCGGAGTTCCCGGCGGACATCCCGACCTTTGCCCACTACCTCCGAGCCGGCGGGTACCGGACCACGCTGTGCGGCAAGATGCACTTTGTCGGCGCGGACCAGCTCCACGGCTTCGAGGAGCGGCTGACCACTGACGTCTATCCCGCGGACCACGGCTGGGCCCCGGATTGGCAGCGCCCCGAACACCGCTTCGACTGGTGGTACCACAACATGGACAGCGTCTATGAGGCCGGGCCCTGTGAGCGGACCAACCAGATCGATTTCGACGATGAGGTTGGGTTTCGGGCCCAGCGGCATATCTACGATCTGGCCCGGGACAGCGACGAGCGGCCTTTTTGTCTGACCGTCTCCTTCACCGATCCCCATGATCCCTACGCCTGCCCCAAGGAATTTTGGGATCTCTACGAGGACGAGGAAATCAACCTGCCTCACGTGGAGCACATTCCGTACGAGCAGTGCGATCCGCACAGCCAGCGGCTGCGTCACGCCTACAAAATGGGGCAGGGAGAAATCGCGCCTGAGGACATCCGCAACGCACGGCGGGCGTATTACGGGCAGATCAGTTACGTCGATGCCAAGATCGGTCGAATCATGAAGGCTCTGGAGGATTGCGGTCTGCGTGAGAACACCATTGTTGTGTTCACCGCTGACCACGGGGATATGCTCGGAGAGCGGGGCCTGTGGTACAAGATGTCCTTTCACGAATGGTCGGCGCGGGTGCCGTTTATCGTCTCTGCGCCGCAACGATTCCAGCCTGGACGGGTGACCACGCCGGTGTCGCTGGTCGATCTTTTGCCCACCCTGCTCGATCTGAGTGGTGATCCCCATCTTGAGGCCCCGGCGGATCGCTTGGATGGACAGAGTCTGGTGCCGCTTTTGCAAGGCGAGGTGGCGAGTCTGGATCGGCCTGTCATTTCTGAATATCTTGGTGAAGGCGCTGTGGCCCCGATGGTCATGGTCCGCTGGGGGCGTTACAAATATATCGCCTGTCCGGCCGATCCGCCGCTGCTTTTTGACCTGCAAGAGGATCCCGATGAATTGGCCAATCTGGCCGGGCGCCCCGAGATGCAGGACATCGAGGTGCAGTTGGACCAAGTGGTTCGCAAGCACCAGGATCTCAACCAACTCCATGAGGCGGTGGTGGCCAGTCAGCAACGCCGTCGGTTGGTCTTTGTCGCCCATATGACCGGGACCCACACCCCGTGGGACTTCCAGCCGGTGTTCGACGCCACGAACCGGTACATGCGCAATCATCTGGATCTCAATGACGTCGAAGGACGCGCACGAATCGAATCCACGTAG
- a CDS encoding MucR family transcriptional regulator produces the protein MEDYMKQALEIVKAQAGVRNMSEEEITSMVQALSQKLKNLEEGTQEQEEQQEQQPAVDPKKAIREKSVICLECGKQFKVLTKKHLATHGLTPAEYKEKWGFKKTQALIAKSLARERKKKMQEMQLWERRKKKSGGDQ, from the coding sequence ATGGAAGATTACATGAAGCAGGCCTTGGAGATTGTGAAGGCTCAAGCCGGCGTGCGGAATATGTCCGAGGAGGAGATCACCTCCATGGTTCAAGCCCTTTCCCAAAAGTTGAAAAACCTGGAAGAGGGCACCCAGGAACAGGAAGAGCAGCAGGAGCAGCAACCGGCGGTCGATCCCAAGAAGGCCATCCGGGAAAAGAGTGTTATCTGCCTCGAATGTGGCAAGCAGTTTAAGGTCCTGACCAAAAAGCACTTGGCCACCCACGGCTTGACCCCGGCCGAATACAAAGAAAAATGGGGTTTCAAGAAAACGCAGGCTCTTATCGCTAAATCGCTGGCCCGCGAACGCAAAAAGAAAATGCAGGAAATGCAGCTTTGGGAACGCCGGAAGAAAAAAAGCGGCGGGGACCAATAA
- a CDS encoding helix-turn-helix domain-containing protein, producing MQHTTLSRALFVIDQVSKAPEGLRFSEIRARLGQPSPTTVTKILKQLVAANVLVKTDTGAYTLGVKPYFWGKAAGRVQDTMQIIRGHMRQLHDDFEASVNLFTCSENRMLCLESFMAPQSPSMWPAGQSLPLELPVIGSVFFFQHSALAEEDILHAQVQAHDPGVDFQQVRRMVQTSLETGLQDDQGLFYPGVHRFAVPLRKEGNVSMVLGLGVLAARLERGLAVEDITARMREVQTRIEERMAG from the coding sequence ATGCAGCACACAACGTTGTCCAGAGCGCTTTTTGTGATCGATCAGGTGAGCAAGGCGCCGGAGGGGTTGCGGTTTTCCGAGATCCGCGCCCGTCTGGGCCAGCCAAGCCCGACCACGGTGACCAAGATCCTGAAGCAATTGGTGGCCGCCAATGTTTTGGTCAAAACCGACACCGGCGCTTACACGCTGGGAGTAAAACCCTATTTCTGGGGCAAGGCCGCTGGGCGGGTGCAGGACACGATGCAGATCATCCGTGGGCACATGCGGCAATTGCATGATGATTTTGAAGCCTCAGTGAATCTCTTCACCTGTTCGGAAAATCGGATGTTATGCCTGGAGAGCTTCATGGCCCCGCAATCGCCGTCCATGTGGCCCGCCGGACAAAGTTTGCCCCTGGAACTGCCGGTTATCGGCTCGGTGTTCTTTTTTCAGCACTCCGCCTTGGCTGAGGAGGATATTCTTCACGCCCAGGTTCAGGCCCATGACCCGGGGGTGGATTTCCAGCAGGTGCGCCGCATGGTGCAAACATCCCTTGAGACTGGACTGCAAGACGATCAGGGGCTGTTTTATCCTGGTGTGCACCGGTTTGCCGTGCCGCTACGAAAAGAGGGAAACGTCTCCATGGTCCTGGGGCTGGGCGTTCTCGCGGCCCGCTTGGAGCGTGGGCTGGCTGTGGAAGATATCACCGCGCGAATGCGTGAGGTCCAAACCCGTATCGAAGAGCGCATGGCTGGGTAG
- a CDS encoding anaerobic sulfatase maturase, with protein MDNFSLLLKPASADCNLRCRYCFYDDSGQRSAAPQQRRMSQATLQCVLQRYFATTQEIYSMTWQGGEPTLMGTDFYQRVTDWQKRLAPQGARVVNCLQTNATAVTPELADHLAHYRFLVGASLDGPAPVHDRFRKTRAGRPTHTRVVKGIRLLKNHGVPVNAVCLVSAANVRRPEDVYRYLTRQGLTHLQFIPCVEHDDQGKPLPWSITGTQWGAFLRRVFALWDTRDKRRVSVRNFESVLARLVTGEAVQCHMHHRCNQYLVVEYNGDVYPCDFFVGPEYCLGNLHDTSFEAMRTSEQYARFAAQKQAWPETCAQCAYLELCFGDCLKCRPTNHRGAPSLLCDGWRDFYAATLPRFKQLAASLNGK; from the coding sequence ATGGACAATTTTTCGCTTCTGCTCAAACCCGCCTCAGCTGACTGCAATTTGCGCTGCCGGTATTGCTTTTACGACGACAGTGGGCAGCGAAGCGCAGCACCACAACAGCGCAGGATGAGTCAGGCCACGTTGCAATGCGTCCTGCAACGGTATTTCGCCACGACGCAAGAGATCTATTCCATGACGTGGCAGGGCGGTGAGCCGACGCTCATGGGCACCGACTTTTACCAGCGGGTGACCGACTGGCAAAAACGGCTTGCTCCCCAAGGTGCCCGGGTGGTCAATTGCCTGCAGACCAATGCGACGGCGGTGACGCCGGAATTGGCCGACCATTTGGCCCATTACCGCTTTCTGGTCGGGGCCAGCCTGGACGGGCCGGCCCCGGTGCACGACCGGTTCCGCAAGACCCGAGCCGGCCGTCCGACGCACACCCGAGTCGTCAAAGGCATCCGCCTGCTCAAAAATCATGGTGTCCCAGTGAACGCGGTTTGCCTGGTCTCCGCCGCCAATGTCCGGCGCCCCGAGGACGTCTACCGCTACCTCACGCGCCAGGGCCTGACCCATCTGCAGTTTATCCCCTGCGTGGAGCACGACGACCAGGGAAAGCCCTTGCCCTGGAGCATCACCGGTACTCAATGGGGCGCTTTTTTGCGCCGGGTGTTCGCCCTCTGGGACACTCGGGACAAGAGGCGGGTCAGTGTACGCAATTTCGAATCCGTTTTGGCCAGGCTGGTGACCGGTGAAGCGGTGCAGTGCCACATGCACCACCGCTGTAACCAGTACCTGGTCGTGGAATACAACGGCGACGTCTACCCTTGCGATTTTTTCGTCGGACCGGAATACTGCCTGGGCAATCTCCACGACACCTCGTTCGAAGCCATGCGAACTTCAGAGCAGTACGCCCGGTTCGCGGCCCAGAAACAGGCCTGGCCCGAGACCTGCGCGCAGTGCGCTTATCTTGAGCTGTGCTTTGGCGATTGTCTCAAATGCCGCCCAACCAACCACAGAGGAGCACCGAGCCTGCTCTGCGATGGGTGGCGCGATTTTTACGCGGCGACGTTGCCCCGATTCAAGCAACTCGCCGCTTCATTGAACGGGAAGTGA